A section of the Phaseolus vulgaris cultivar G19833 chromosome 8, P. vulgaris v2.0, whole genome shotgun sequence genome encodes:
- the LOC137824966 gene encoding uncharacterized protein, protein MKDYLNRFEAQVVRLPSKDEDMLVHAFKKGVLPSPFSESHIRSHPSTFAEIRRHAVAHIVAETEVSEKRGSVAPLKPRGGQGKQQQHTRVHEAKEGKKVQGKPRPYAPKKDQGRGRARENNAPPRYDFMVGLADLIALPAIAARLRVPEKTDKVLGRTKNEWCEFHQAFGHTLHSCLALGHQLAELVKSGFLADYLREAQGDRASGSQVGEQQHEIPVHEEVQTIAGGFSGGGCTASQRRRYARSVMAVDSVDEGHFPEVDITFKKADLRDVVPHDNDPVVISLITAGRRVHRVLVDQGSSADVMFWPTFNKLQLSPDQLRPYTGCLYGFAGDQVEVRGYIELRTTFTDGTTARTEKIRYLVVNAPSAYNILLGRPTLNRLGAVPSTRHMKLKLPSMKGTVITIKSDQAEAWRCYVNSLRQKRSICHVTSTPPPGVLEERSVVRGTPDDQEMEAATLGGSQVAQVEAEEEGMITPRESGIARAVIASERRPHPAEGWVEVDIRGKSSSWEDRSAKKNEG, encoded by the coding sequence atgaaagactacctcaatcgcttcgaagcacaagtggttagattgcccagcaaggacgaggatatgctggtgcatgcgtttaagaagggagtgctgcctagTCCTTTCAGTGAGTCGCATATCAGAAGCCATCCCAGTACCTTCGCGGAGATCCGGCGAcacgcggtggcgcacatagtggcagagacagaggtttctgagaaaagaggaagtgtTGCACCGCTGAAGCCGCGTGGAGGACAAGGGAAGCAACAACAGCAcacgagggtgcatgaggcaaagGAGGGAAAGAAGGTGCAGGGGAAACCTCGTCCTTATGCACCCAAGAAGGACCAGGGCAGGGGGCGCGCAAGGGAGAACAATGCACCCCCAAGATACGATTTCATGGtagggttggcggatctgatcgcccttCCTGCCATAGCCGCGAGActccgagtaccagagaagacagacaaGGTACTAGGGAGGACAAAGaacgagtggtgtgagtttcaccaagcctttggtcacacacttcactcctgtttggcgttggggCACCAGCTGGCGGAGTTGGTAAAGTCTGGattcctagcagattacctgcgggaGGCACAGGGTGATCGCGCATCGGGGTCCCAGGTAGGAGAACAGCAACATGAAATCCCTGTGCACGAGGAGGTGCAGACGATTGCGGGGGGCTTCTCCGGTgggggatgcaccgcatcacaaagAAGAAGGTATGCTCGATCGGTAATGGCCGTAGACTCGGTGGACGAGGGCCATTTCCCCGAGGTAGATATCACTTTCAagaaagctgatctacgggacgttgtaccgcacgacaacgatcctgtggtcatctccctcatcacagcaggaaggcgagtgcacagagtgctcgtagaccaagggagctcggcagacgtcatgttctggccgacgttcaACAAGTTGCAGCTGTCCCCCGATCAACTAAGGCCGTATACCGGATGTCTTTACggctttgcaggggatcaggtagaggtgcgggggtacattgagctgaggacgacgttcaccgATGGAACAACAGCCCGCACCGAaaagataaggtacttggtggtgaacgccccttctgcgtacaacatcttgctgggaaggccaacactcaataggctGGGTGCAGTgccatcgacgaggcacatgaagctgaagctgccgtcgatgaaggggaccgtaataaccatcaagtcagatcaggctgAGGCTTGGCGCTGTTATGTGAACAGCCTCAGGCAGAAAAGGAGCATATGCCATgtcacctcaacaccaccaccaGGTGTGCTCGAAGAACGATCGGTAGTTAGGGGAACGCCTGACGATCAGGAGATGGAGGCTGCTACgctggggggctcccaggtagctcagGTGGAAGCAGAGGAGGAGGGcatgatcactcctcgcgagtcagggatcgcgagggcggtcatcgccagcgagagaagaccccacccagctgaagggtGGGTAGAAGTAGATATAAGGGGGAAAAGTTCAAGTTGGGAGGATCGCTCGGCGAAGAAGAACGAGGGCTGA